A stretch of DNA from Granulicella pectinivorans:
GAATCCGGCTGACCGTAGCTGGGGTGGTTGAGGGCGTTGAAGGCCTCGAAGCGGAACTGCAGTCCGTAACGTTCGCGGTAGGTCCAGTTCTTTTGCACGCCGAGATCGGCGGTGTAGATGGGGGGCTCCTGGATGAGGTACTTGGGTGAGTTGCCGGCGGTGCCAACGGCGTTGACCTTGAAGGCGGCAGGGTTGAAGTAGTGGTTGAGCCAGTTGGCCTTGTTGCCCTGACGTACATTGAGCGGCGCACCGGTAAGGTCGGCGCGATCCTGATAGACGAGGAAGCCGGAGTTGTTGTTGCCGTTGCCGCCGTTGATGGTGAAGGGAGGTCCGGACTGCAGGGTGACGAGACCGCTCAGCGACCAGCCGCCGAGGACACTGCGCACGATGGGGTTGAAGTGCTGCAGCCTGGGCGCTTCATAGATAAAGTTGGTGACCGAGACGATGGGGTAGTTGAGGCTCGAAGGACCACGGTCGTGACCGATGTTGTGGGGATCGCTGACGCTGGATTCGAAGGAGGGATCGCCGGATCCGCCTACGTCGAACGAGTGCGACCAGGTGAGATTCGATTGCACCTGGATGCCGTGGGAGAGGCGCTTTTCGACGCCGACCTGGAGCGAGTTGTAGTTGGCTGTGGCACCGATCTGGACCTGAATGATGGAGCCGAAGTTGGCCATCGAGCGGGCATCGCCGGGGTTCGCAAGCGAGCCGGGATTGAGCTCGATGGGGGTGGTGAGGTGATAGGTTTCGCTGCCGACGTAGGCGATGTGGAGGGCGAGCGTATCGGTGAACTGCTGCTCCACCGAGAGGTTCCAGCTCTGGACGATGCCGAGGCGGAAGTTTTTGGGGAAGACGGCGCCAAGCTGCATGGGCAGGGTGAAGGTCGAGTTGGAGGGCGGGGTGACGGTGGGTGAGGCGAAGGGAGGGAACGGGCTTTTGCCACCGGTGGCGGTGAAGCCGCTCCAGGGGCTGTCGAGCGAGATGGCGGTTGAGCCGGCGTTGAGCGAGAAGGACGGATCGAAGGGAGCCGTGTCGTAGACGTGGTTGTAGCTGGCGTCTTCGAGGGGCGTGGTGAAGAGACCGAACCCGGCACGGACGCTGGTCTTGGGGGCGGGCTGGTAGGCGATGCCGATGCGAGGCTCGAAGTAGAGCCAGGAGGTGGGCATGATGGCGTTGTTGACGCCGGTGTCGCCCGGGAAGACGACGCCGATGGGGGCGTTGGGATAGCGGGTGCTCTGCTGGCCGGGAACGAAGGCCGCGCCGCGTCCACCATCAATGCTCATGGGGGTGTAGGGGTCCCAACGGAGACCTGCGTTGATGGTGAGGTTGGGGCGGACCTTGTACTGATCCTGGGCATAGAGGCCGGTCATCCAGCCGCGAATGCTGCCGCTCTCGCCTGCGTTCTGCGAGAAGCTGGTGACATCGCCGAGCAGGAAGTCCGAGAGGGTAAAGCCGGTAAAGGAGTTGGTGATGCTGACGGTGGGATTGGCTCCTGCACCCGAGCTCTCGTGCGTGTAGCGATGCAGGATGTCGGTACCGAAGTACATGGTGTGCTTGCCGTGGGTGAAGGTGAGGGTGTCGGAGAAGCCGAAGTTGCGGCGCTTGGTGTCGTTGACCGAGCCGGAGAAGAGCGTGAAGCCGAGGGCACCCCCGTAGAGCGCGTTGCCATCGACGGCGGAGAAGCCACCGATATAGCAGGAGCCGACGGGATCAGAGACGGCGATGTAGTTGGACAGGCACTCCTGCTGGCCGCTCTTGTTGTAGAGGGCTGTTCCGGAGCCGAAGTCGAAGGACTGGTAGAAGGCCGTGACGCTGTTGAGCAGGTTCTGGGTGATGGTCCAGGAGTGGTTGACGGCATCGTTGACGTAGATGCCGTGGAGACCCTGGACGCCACTGAGCAGATTGCCCGGGGTGCCGAGGCCGGGCTGGTTGAAGTTGTACATGAAGTTGCGGACAAAGACGCGCTGGCGATCGTTGATGGTGTAGTCGATACGGGCGGTGCCTTCATCGTAGCTGTCGCGCTGCTTGGGCGAGGCAAAGTTGGTGAGGCCGGTGGCTGCGTCGCCGCCGAGGGGAAGCGATGCGGCGATGGCCACCGCACCGGGGCTGAAGAGCCTGGGGTCGATCTGGTTGCGCTTGCCGTTGACCGTGGCGAAGGGCGCTTTGAGATCGACGGCGACGGCGCTGAAGTCACCGTTGAGCATGGCGGCAGTAGGGGTATAGGTGGAGTTCTGAGTGGAGACAGTGCTCGCGCGGGTGCCCTGGTAGTTGGCGAAGAAGAAGAGCTTGTCCTTGATGATGGGACCGCCGAGATAGCCACCGAACTGGTTGCGCTTGAGGGGATCGCGGGTGTGGCTGAAGTAGTTCGAGGCGTTCAGGTCCGCGTTGCGGAGGAACTCGAATGCGCCGCCGTGGAAGGCGTTGGAGCCGCCCTTGCTTTGGATGCTGACGACGGCGCCCGGGGAGAAGCCATAGCGGGCATCGAAGTTGTTCGAGATGACGCGGAACTCCTGGGTGGCGTCGGCGTTGGGGAACGGAGCCGCAAGGAGGGCGAAGTAGTCCATGTTGGTGACGCCGTCGAGCAGGTAGTAGGTACTGCCCTGGCGACCGCCGCCGGCCGAGCCGCTGGACTGGGTCGGGAAGGAGTTGGTGGTGGGCAGGGTAGAGGCCTGCGACTGGAGTTCGTTGGTCACACCGGTGGTGAGGAAGACGAGGCTCGAGGGGTCTCGGCCGTTGAGAGGAAGCTCCTTGATGGAATCCTCATTGACGACGGCGCTGATCTCGGCGGTGCTTCCGTTGATGATGGTGGGGTTGGAGCTGACGGTGACGGTATCGTTGGCGCCGCCGACCTTGAGGGTGACGTTGATGATGGCGTTCTGACCGATGGTGAGGGTGATATTGGTCTGGAGCGTGTCGGCAAAGCCGTTGGCCGTGGAGAGGATCTTGTAGGGACCCGCGGGCAGGGAGGGAATGCTGTATTCACCCTGCTGGTCGGAGACGGCCCTGGTGGAGGCGTTGGTGCCGGTGTTGGTGATGGTGATCTGGGCCTGGGGGATGGCGGCACCGGTGGGGTCGGTGACCTGACCGGTGACACGGGCTCCAGTCACCTGCGCGTGTGCGGCAACGCCCATACAGAGCAGCAGGACAACGGCCAGGGAGTAGAGAAGACGTGGGAGGAATTTCATGAGAGGCTCCTTTCGCTCGCAGGGACGAGCCAAAAAGTTTTGTTGAAGGGGGAGAACGAAACTCTGCGGGACAACGACCACGCTCCGGCGGTGGACGATCTCGCCGGGGCTGCAGGTGCCGGTTGTCTTGTGAGAGCTGCGTTGCGTCGGGGTCATAAGGTCTCGTTCGGTCTACAGCTTGATGAAGATGCGGTTGCGATAGAGCAGCCAGGTGGGAATGAAGCAAACGACGACGAAAAGGAAGGAGTAGAGGAACGAACCGAAGGCCGGGTTGACGAGGTGGATGAACCAGGTGTTGTAGGCATGGACCTGAAAGCTCTGGGTGGCGTTGACCTTGAAGACGGAGACGACGGTCGAGAGCAACTCCGAGAACACGTAGGCCGTGATGGCGTTGGTCCCGAAGACGAGCAGCGGATACGACCAGCGGCCGCGGGATTGGCGGATTTCGACCACGAAGTAGAAGGCCGCCAGGAGGAGAAGGCTCAAGCCGCCGGCGAACAGGACGTAGGAACTGGTCCAAAGGCGCTTGTTGATGGGGAAGGTTTGGGACCAGAGCAGGCCGGCCGCCACGAGCAGAACACCTGCGACGAGGAGGCCGATCACTTTCCGGGCGGCGGGGCGCGGTTGCGTGATCCAGGTTCCGGCGAGCAGACCGAGCAGTGTGGTGGCGAAGGCGGGGAGATCGCTGAGCAGACCTTCGGGATCGCGTGTGCCTTCAAAGAGACGGCCGGGGAGGAGGTGACGATCGATCCACGCGACAAGGTTGAGGTCGTGATCCATAAACGGGATGTCGCGGCCCGGGACACCATGGCCGGGGATGGGAACGAAGCGGAGCAGAGCCCAATAGCCGGCGAGCGCGGCGACGAAGAGGATTACCCGGGGAGCCACACGGCCGGTCGCAAACTGCAGCAGGGCGCAGAGAAGGTAGCAGACGGCGAAGCGCTGGAGGACGCCGTAGATGCGCAGGGTGCCGAGGTGGAAGTAAGGGAAGCCGTTGACCACCAGGCCCCAGAAGAAGAGCAGGACGAAGCGGCGGAGGATGCCGGGAAGCATCGCGGCCTTGCTGGTGCCCCTGGCGCGATGCGCGCTGAAGGAGAGCACCATCGAGATGCCCATGATGAAGAGGAAGGTGGGGAAGACGAGGTCGGTCGGAGTGAAGCCGTTCCAGGGGGAGTGGTTCAGGGTGCGGTAGGCGAGGTCGTTGTTGCCGTTGTTGTTGACGAGGATCATGAAGGCGACGGTGAGGCCGCGCAGGAGATCGATGGAGAGGAGACGCGTCGACGGCGGCGTGACCTGGAACGGGGCTGCAGTTGTGGTCGACATGATGCGGTCTCTCCTTTCGGTTCGGATGTTCGAATGCGGTTAGGACAGGTGCTGCAGTTCGGTGAGCAGGGCATGCGATTCGGCGATAAGGTCAGGCACCTCAAGCGGTTTGCTGGGACGGTAGGGTGACGACAGCCAGGTCTGCTGCCAGAGGTCGAGCGAGAAGGAGGCGCCGGTGTGGCGGGCGGAAAACCATGCCTGCCAGCGGGCGGCGTAGTAGTCGCGGATGAGACCGGACCAGACGCGGGAGGCGTAATCGGAGAGCTCGGGCCAACCCCATGTGGTGATGAGGAGGCGTGCGTTTTCGTCGTAGAAGGCCGCCTCGTCGGGGGCCTGGGCGTAGAGTGCGGAGGAGGCGATCCAGGTCTCGAGGCGGCGGTCGGCGCGGAGGTTGACGAGACCGTCGATGCGACGCATCCAGGCGATTGCGCGGTCGGCCTCGAGGACTGCGAGTTCGGGCTGTCTCGCGTCGCCGGCCTGGACCGCGAGGGCCAACGCCTTATCGACGCCCCCACCCACGGCCTGGGCGATCATCTCGATGAGGTCGTTGCGGTAGAGCTGGTTCTGGCCAAGCACGGGGGCGCAGGAGAGGAAGAGCTCGACGGCGCGGACGAAGGTTGGGCCGGAGTCGATGGAGGCGGCGACGGGATGGGCGCTGGGCTCGCCCTGCCAGGCCTGCTTGGTCATCCAGATGTGGCCGCTGTAGGCGCTCTGGAGCAGAAGCGTCCAGGCCTGGGCCATCGCCTGCTCCGTGGCCGGCGGACAGAGGCCGTAGCGGGAGCGGCAGTAGGCGGGGATCCAGGTAGCGAGGTCGATGGGTTCCGTCTGCCAGCCGGCATCCGTCATCAGCTCGTAGACGACCTCGTTGGTCTCAATGCCTTCGGGGCACATGCCCCAACCGACGAGGTTGCCGCGGTCGGGGCTGGCGAGAACGGCGGCGGGTTCCGAGGCCATGAGCTTGAGGTTGCCCTTGAGATTGTTGTTGCCGCCGAAGGTGTGGGCCATGCCGTTGATCCACTGCTTGCCGAAGAACGCCTTCTGGACCTTCCACTGGCTGGGCGAGTACTTGCCCTGGACGGCGGGGGTCAGGTCGTTGGCGTAATCGATGATGAGCATTCGGTCGTTGGGGATGCCGCGCAGGAGCGCCTCAACGGAGTCGTTGTTCCAGAAAGCGGCGTCGTAGACGAAGGTCCATGCCTGCATCACCCAGGTACCGTTGGGGTCACCGGCCTGGATGCTTTCAAAGACCGTGCGGCCGAAGAGCTCGAGGTCTTCGAAGCGGTGGTCGGGACGGACCGGGACGGCGAGTTCGTTGAAGGTGTCGGCGAGGTAGTACTGGACCTCACCGTACTCGGCCTTGTAGGCGTCGATGAAGGCCTTGCCGATCTGGCGGTAGAGGCCCTGCTGGGCGGGGTGGAGGATGAAGGTGCGCGTGCTGCGGGGGATGGTCTTGAACTCTTCGGGAAGCCAGAGGAGGGTGAAGGTGTCCGCTTCGGGATGGAGGCGCTTGAAGCCCTGGGGGACGAAACCGGCGAAGGCGGGGGCGACAGGCTTCATGCCAAGCTCGCGCATCCGGTCGAGGATCTTGTGCTGGAGGAGGCGCTTTTCGTCGATGAAGTGCTGCGGCAAGGGCCCGGCAAGGTTGTTGATGTTGCCCATGCGGTGCCAGGGCAGATGGGCGGGGCCGACCGAGAAGGTGTCGATCTCGGGCTGGGTGAGTCCGAGGGCGAGCCAGACGCGATTCCAGATGGCTTCCTGGCCCTCCAGGGCGAGCGGCATGGTGATGCCGTGCAGGGCCATCCAGTCGAGTTCGCGCTCCCAGCGCGGCCAGTCCCAGAACGCCATGGTGTATCCGTAGGTGCAGGGATTGAGGTACTGGACGAACTTGTAGGGGCAGACGACGCGCTGGTGCGCGACCTCGGGAAAGCTGGGGGGAAGAGCCAGGTTGCGGCCGCTCCAGGTGATCATGACGTTGCAGTACTGACGGAGATAGCTATAGATGGCGCGACAGAGGCTGACTCCGCTGGAGCCGGCGACCGTGACGCGGCCCCCGGAGGATGAGAGTTCATAGACCTCGTTGCCTTCGGCCAGGGGGAGGAGTTTGAGGTCGAAGTCGGCGGCGCGGGCGCCGAGCTGGCGCTCCAGGACTCCGCGGCAGGAGGAGATGGCCGTCTCCGCGGAGGGCTTTCCGGGCTTCCTGCGAGGCGGCGCAGGAGCAGGCGAAACGGATGCCTCGGCGGCCTGGGTGACGATGGCGGCCCCGGCGCTGGCACATGAGAGTTCGATGAATTTACGTCTCGTCCACATTCGAAAGTCTTTTCTCCGATACGCGACATTCGCACCCGGCGTGGTCAAGAGCAAAGCGTTTTCACCGTTCCCGGCTCGGTTTTCACCGTGAAATCAGGAGTTTCCGGGGATGTTTGCCTTGTTCGTCGAAACGGCGCGGATTGGAGGAACCCTTTGACGGGATGGGCAGGGGGAAGGAAATGGCGGTGCCGGGCACTCAACAAGAGTTCGGGGCAAGCAAAACGACGAGGAAGGAGCTTTGCTCTTCTCGATGCTTCCTACCTGGATACGGATCAGGGCTGGATGATGCGGAAGGTGATGACACTGGCCTCGGGAGCATTTCCTCCGACGCTGCTGGTCTCGAGCAGCACCTCGAAGTAGGGCATGTGGTCCTTCGTCGCACCGATGGTGCGGGCGAAGTTCTGGAAGGCGACCGGGGAGAACGGGAAGTCGGCGGCGGACTCGGTTCCGGCCATGCCGGTGCCCTCAAAGAGCAGCGCGTCGCCGTTTCCCTCAATGCCGGGCAGGAAGGCCAGCACGCCATAGCTGTGGCGTGCGCCGTCCGCGAGGGTCTCGCGATAGATGGAACCCTCCCCTTTGGCGGGGTGTTTATTGAGGACAAAGCCCTCAGAGGCCTTCCAGTCCCAGGTGACGTCGAAGTTGAGTCGATTCTGGAAGAGGCTGACCCAGGGATTGGCTCCGCTGCCGCCGATGAGGATGACATTGCGGCTCTTGAGGTCGTCGATGCGGAGGACACGTGCGTTGCGGGTTTCCACCTCAGCCCCGATCGCCTGGGGAAGGCGACCGAGCCGGAGTGCGAGGTTCAGGTCGGCCGAGCTGGTGTATTGATGGGAGGCAAACCACTCGGCACTGAGCGGCGCACCGCCGATGCTGGGGAGATTTGCCTTGGAGAGGTAGGTGCCACTGAGGTAGTCGTCCAGTTGGACGGGAGTCCGGGTGAACTCCTGAAAGAGGACAAGGGCGTCGTCCGATGGGACGATGAGCACGGGACGCTCGGGCGTGAAGAGCTTCGACCAGAGAGGATCGGCCGAGGCCTCTGCGCGCTGGCTCCGCATCCGGCGGTAGAGCAGCCCAGCAGAGAGCAAGAGGACGAGAACCGCTATGACGAGGAGGGCTGTCCCGAAGCGTGGACCACGAGAAGAAGGAGCGACCGCGATGGGCGTGGAGGTCTCTTCCGGAGTGGGCGCGTGGATTGTTGGAGCCCGAACGACCGGTGCCGCGGTGCTGCTGCGCGTCTCAAAGACGGGTACGTAGCCACCCTTGGGAATGGTGACGATCAGTGTGCTGAGCGGGCTCTCGGTCTCGAAGTACTCCTCGAGCCGCTGACGGAGGAGGCGAGCCTGGCTGCGAACGATACTGTCGTCCGAGGCGCTGTAGGTAGCGGAGCGTCCGAAGACGTGGATGCCGATCTGCTGCTCGTTGATCTCACGGGCGCGACCCTCGATCAGCGAGACACAGATGAATTCAAGAAACCGGGTGAGCCGGGGAGACTTGGCGAAGGTACGCGAGGCAACGATGCGCTGAAGCAGCAGCAGCCGTTCGTCCACGACCGGCTGAGCAGGTTCACGCTGGGACGAGTCCCCAAGCTTCGAAGTGGCATCGATGGCAATTCTTAGAATTTATCATTTTCGTCCATTGAGCCGCACTGAAGGCGGCCAGGCCGGGATTCGTGGAGGGATGCTGGCTAAGGGTCGAATCACTTGCTCTACTCTCCAGAGCCAGAACACGAACATGCAAGCAAGGGTGAGGTTCCGGGCTACCTGCAGAGAAGTGGTGGCCAGAGACGGGATCGAACCGCCGACGCCGGCCTTTTCAGGGCCGCGCTCTACCACTGAGCTATCTGGCCTTGGCATTGCTACACAACTATCGCGCTGAAACCGCCAAGTTCCGTTTCAACACGACTGACCCAGACTTTATCCGCCGAACCTGCCTACGAAAGGCGTTGTCTGAGGAATTCACCAGCCAGCGGGGAGCCGGCTTCTCTGCTGTCTCTGTGAGTATACCAACGCTCAGCCAAAAAAGCGAAGGGAGCGCATTCTTCGCGCTCCCTTCGCTCTTCTGCGGTCGGTTGTGGCTAGAAGGTGAGACGACCACCAAGCTGAACCAGACGGGGGAAACCGAGCGTACCGGTGATCTGACCCGCACTGGCCGGTGTGCTGATGTTGAGAGCAGGTCCATTGAACTGCGGGGTGTTGAAGGCGTTGAGCGCCTCCGCCCGGAACTCAGCGTGGATCTTCTCGGTGATGTTGAAGTTCTTGTTGAGCGACAGATCGGAGTTCACATAGCCAGGTCCGTAGCAGTTGCTGGTGCGGGGCTGGTTGCCATACCCGAACTGCGGCGTGATCGAGAAGGCCGCCACGTTGAAGTAGTTGGTGAGACGGCCCTCGGGGCTACCCGATTTGCAGGGGTTGACTCCCGGCACGATCGTCGGACGCATCGCCCCGTTTCCGAGCGAGGAGTTCGAGTTCGACTGCGTGATCGCCATCGGACCACCACTCTGCAAGATCATGACGTCGTTGAAGCGCCAGCCACCCACGACCAGGTCGAGCCACTTGCTCGCACCAGCCATGAACTGCTTGCCACGTCCGAACGGAAGCTCGTACGTACCGGCCACCGTGAAGCGGTTGGGAAGGTTGTTGATGGCACGCGAGTACTCGGGAGCCAGGTTGTAGATGTCCTGGGGACCGTTGTTGCCGGGGTTGAGGGTACTGGACGCGCCCCACTGGTTATCCCAATTCGACGACCAAGTGTAAGCCGCCAGCAGCGTAATGCCACGGGTAAAGCGCTTCTGTACCTTCAGGTCCAGCGAGTTGTAGTCAGACCGGCCATCGCTGACCGACTCGCTGATGCCCTGGTACTGGGGGAAGGGAAGAAGCGTCTGGTAGAGGGCAACCTTGCCCGTACCGAATGCGCCAAGTCCAGCGTAGGGATTGGTCGTGGTGCCACCCGTCGTGAGAGCGGCGCCCTTCGAGTACTGGTTGTCCGGAAGCTGGTTGATATTCAGGCTGTTGAGCAGGTTGCGTCCGTGACCGCCGACGTAGCCGACCTTGAATGCGATGCCGAGCGGGAACTCATGCTCGACGGCCAACGAGAATGAGTCATAGAGCGGTCCGCGGCGATTCTGGTCGATTACCGTCAGGGACGTTCCAATGTTCGTGCTCAGACCGTTGCTGTTGCCCGTTGCCTGTGTCTTGAGGGTTGGAAACGGATTGCTCAGGCTGATCGTGGCCGAGCTCTGCGAGAAGCTATTCGTCAACACATAGCCAGGAGCCAGCGAAGCCGATCCGCTGTACACGATGGGAATGTAGAAGACACCGGCGCCACCCTTGACGACCGTCTTGTTGTCGAGGGCATAGGCGAAGCCGGCACGCGGAGAAAACTTGCTGCCCGTTGCTCCCGTTGTGGTGGGATAGCCGTTCTGTCCGGCGAACTCGACGCCACCCGTGGCCTGTACTCCGGAGCCGAATGCGCTGTAAGTTGCGCTGCGATCGAAGCCAACCGCGTAGTGGTTGTTGCGCTCGTGGACGCCGGGCTCATACTCGTAGCGGAAGCCGAGGTTGAGGGTCAACTTGGATGTCACGCGATAGTCATCCTGGAGATAAGCCGCCTGATACGCCGTGGTGATGGCCAGAGGAGCAGGAATGACGAGCGAACCAGAGGTGGCATACCCGAGGAGCATATCCGCTGCGGTTGCGCCTGCAGTCGTACCCGTCGGAATGTTCGCAGCCGGAGCCGCAGTCAGCGTGCTGTCGAAGGCAAACGTACCGGACGTGGTGCTCAAGCTGGTGAAGCTGAGGCTGATCGCGCGGAACACGTATCCTGTCTTCACGCTGTGCTTGCCAAGGCTCTTCGCGATACCGACGACGAAGTTGCGCGAGAAGTAAACAGCCGGACCGGAGTTCGATGTGCCTTCGTTGCTCAGGCCCGAGTCCGTCGTGATGGCCGGGAAACCCGTCTTCGAAAGGGCTGCAACATAGTTCGCAGGGAAGCCGAGGGTCGCCTGGTTGAAGCCCTTGCTGATGTCCTGCGTGTCATTCGGGAAGCGGTTGAAGCCGAAGCCGATCGTACCGACGGTGGTTGGGTTGATGGTCACCGTGTTCTGAATACCGATCGCGTCGACCTTGCGATACAGCAGGTATGAAGACGAGCTGCCGGCTGCCGTCGTCAGGGCGTTGCCGCCCGGCTCCTTCGAGCCATAGTGCAGGTAGTAGAAGTCGGCCAGCCAGCGCTCGCCGAATTGATGCGTCAGCTTGCCGTTGAACTCATCCGCGCGATCACCCAGGGTGTCGCCGCCATTGAAGTTGAAACCACCATATGACGTCACCGTCGTGTTCGGGAGAGGATACGCATTGATCAAGTTCTGGCCGACTGTGTTGATGCGGCTCGCCGGAATGATGTTTCCGGGAAATGGCTTGCCGGTCAGCGGATCGTAGACGCATCGGCCAGTAGCGCACAACCCGGTCGCTGCATTCACAGTGCCGATCTCGGAGAAGTTACCGCCTGGTACCGTGCTCGTTCCGCGCTGCAACACCGTGGGAACCGCGAAGGCATTTGCAGCGGTCAGCGGAGAACGCTGGCGATAGCCCTCTTCCGTAATCGCGAAGAAGGTCTTGTTCGGCCCACCGAGGATGTGCGGCAGGGGAATTGGACCGGAGAGGCTGCCGACGTAGCTGTAGAACTCAGCGGCACCGCGTGGGGTGGTCGGAGAGGTGACACCGTTGATGGTGGAGGGTGTGCGGTTGTTGAAGAAAAGATTTGCGCCCCAGTTGGTCTGGCGGGTCTCACCTTGCAGTACGCCATGCAGGCGGCTGGAGCCACTCTTCAGCGTGGTATTGAACATGCCGCCCGAGGTACGGCCGATCTCGGCATCGTAGGTGTTGGCCTGCAGCTTCACTTCATCGACTGCTTCGATCGAAGGAATGATCACGGCGCGGTTCGACATATCGGTGATTGGGATGCCGTCGACGGAGTAGTTGTTCGAGCTTAGCGGAGCACCTGCAATGGAGATGGTCGAAGATCCGGACTGATCCTGGAAACGCACAAAACGCGGATCGCCGACGGGCGTCACCGCGTTATCGAGCTTGGAAAAGAGGAAGGGGTTGCGTCCGGGATTAGGCAGGTTCTGCAGTTTCTGCGAATCGATCAACTGCCCGTTGTAACTGGTTCCGTTATCCACCAGGGGTTCGGAAGCAGTCACTTCAACGACCTCACTCGTCGATCCAACACTTAGCTTCGTGTCCACCGTCAGCGCATTTCCGGTTTCGACGATCAGGCCGGACTGGCTGCTCTTCTTGAAGTTCGCTGCCGTTACATCGACCGTGTACACATCGGGATCGACCGCGTTGAAGACATACTCGCCGGAGCCGTTCGTCACCGTCGTACGCGCAATCTTCTTTGCCTGCGAGGTGAGAATCACCGTCGCGCCCGCGATCGGAGCACCCTGCGGGTCGGCCACGATACCGCGGATTACACCGTAGTTCGACTGCGCCATGCCGGTCGCCAACGAGGCGACCAACAGGACGGCAAGCATAAGAAGTTGGACTAGCTTGTTTTTTTGGATCAAGGGTAAGCCTCCGAAAGGTTGTGTAGCGGTTTGACTTGGAAGAATAGGGTGGTGTCGTCGCAGACGGATCGGTGCCGTCGGCAAAGGGTGAAACGTTGACGATGGAAAAGCTCTTGGAAGACACCTCGATCGAGGCCGCCTATAAGGCAACTGCAAGACCGGCACCATGATCGGTGCTCCGGTGTTGGCTCAACTCATCTCTGAACTATCTCTGGACTACAAGGAACAAACTAGAAAGCTGTGACATCTCTGCAAACAAACGAACCGTTGGACAACTGATGAAGCAAGACGAACGGGTTACAGATAAGTACAGCGGGAGAGAGGGACTCTCCCTGTCGACGCACGGCGAAAGGCCCGTGTGTGCGGCGGATGGCAGATACACTTTTCATGAGGGCCGTTTTCATTGGTGGCCTCATTGACGCATCTTTTTGCCTTTTCGGTAATGTTCCCGAGACTATCGGGGCATCTATCTCATGTCAATAAGTTTTTTTGGGAATTTATTCTTTGTGGTGTGTTCCTGTGATCGCGCTTCTAAATAACGCGCGCGCGACCGATCGGATTTTCACCCAGGGGTACGGATTAATTTGCCACGTTTTCGGTTACATTCAGTGCGATGCCTTTGAAGCCACTCGGGGCATCGCACGCGAAGACGGTCGCTACGACATGACGGTGAGGCTGAACGGAGTGAAGGAACGCAACATCGCCGTCTACGCCGGGTCGAGCGAGCCCCTGCATGACTTGGTGCTTGCCTTCAGCTTTCACGGCAAGGGATACGTCAGCCTGCTCGACACCGAGCCCGGGAGCAATGGCCAGTCGGCGATCGCGGCCATGCGCTGGAAGGACGTCTCCCCTGGCCGCACGTGGCAGATCGAGCCCAACGTGGTGGGCGTA
This window harbors:
- a CDS encoding TonB-dependent receptor — its product is MKFLPRLLYSLAVVLLLCMGVAAHAQVTGARVTGQVTDPTGAAIPQAQITITNTGTNASTRAVSDQQGEYSIPSLPAGPYKILSTANGFADTLQTNITLTIGQNAIINVTLKVGGANDTVTVSSNPTIINGSTAEISAVVNEDSIKELPLNGRDPSSLVFLTTGVTNELQSQASTLPTTNSFPTQSSGSAGGGRQGSTYYLLDGVTNMDYFALLAAPFPNADATQEFRVISNNFDARYGFSPGAVVSIQSKGGSNAFHGGAFEFLRNADLNASNYFSHTRDPLKRNQFGGYLGGPIIKDKLFFFANYQGTRASTVSTQNSTYTPTAAMLNGDFSAVAVDLKAPFATVNGKRNQIDPRLFSPGAVAIAASLPLGGDAATGLTNFASPKQRDSYDEGTARIDYTINDRQRVFVRNFMYNFNQPGLGTPGNLLSGVQGLHGIYVNDAVNHSWTITQNLLNSVTAFYQSFDFGSGTALYNKSGQQECLSNYIAVSDPVGSCYIGGFSAVDGNALYGGALGFTLFSGSVNDTKRRNFGFSDTLTFTHGKHTMYFGTDILHRYTHESSGAGANPTVSITNSFTGFTLSDFLLGDVTSFSQNAGESGSIRGWMTGLYAQDQYKVRPNLTINAGLRWDPYTPMSIDGGRGAAFVPGQQSTRYPNAPIGVVFPGDTGVNNAIMPTSWLYFEPRIGIAYQPAPKTSVRAGFGLFTTPLEDASYNHVYDTAPFDPSFSLNAGSTAISLDSPWSGFTATGGKSPFPPFASPTVTPPSNSTFTLPMQLGAVFPKNFRLGIVQSWNLSVEQQFTDTLALHIAYVGSETYHLTTPIELNPGSLANPGDARSMANFGSIIQVQIGATANYNSLQVGVEKRLSHGIQVQSNLTWSHSFDVGGSGDPSFESSVSDPHNIGHDRGPSSLNYPIVSVTNFIYEAPRLQHFNPIVRSVLGGWSLSGLVTLQSGPPFTINGGNGNNNSGFLVYQDRADLTGAPLNVRQGNKANWLNHYFNPAAFKVNAVGTAGNSPKYLIQEPPIYTADLGVQKNWTYRERYGLQFRFEAFNALNHPSYGQPDSNPDDSNFGAITSSGPIPARVGQAALKLTF
- a CDS encoding acyltransferase family protein encodes the protein MSTTTAAPFQVTPPSTRLLSIDLLRGLTVAFMILVNNNGNNDLAYRTLNHSPWNGFTPTDLVFPTFLFIMGISMVLSFSAHRARGTSKAAMLPGILRRFVLLFFWGLVVNGFPYFHLGTLRIYGVLQRFAVCYLLCALLQFATGRVAPRVILFVAALAGYWALLRFVPIPGHGVPGRDIPFMDHDLNLVAWIDRHLLPGRLFEGTRDPEGLLSDLPAFATTLLGLLAGTWITQPRPAARKVIGLLVAGVLLVAAGLLWSQTFPINKRLWTSSYVLFAGGLSLLLLAAFYFVVEIRQSRGRWSYPLLVFGTNAITAYVFSELLSTVVSVFKVNATQSFQVHAYNTWFIHLVNPAFGSFLYSFLFVVVCFIPTWLLYRNRIFIKL
- a CDS encoding alpha-N-acetylglucosaminidase; its protein translation is MWTRRKFIELSCASAGAAIVTQAAEASVSPAPAPPRRKPGKPSAETAISSCRGVLERQLGARAADFDLKLLPLAEGNEVYELSSSGGRVTVAGSSGVSLCRAIYSYLRQYCNVMITWSGRNLALPPSFPEVAHQRVVCPYKFVQYLNPCTYGYTMAFWDWPRWERELDWMALHGITMPLALEGQEAIWNRVWLALGLTQPEIDTFSVGPAHLPWHRMGNINNLAGPLPQHFIDEKRLLQHKILDRMRELGMKPVAPAFAGFVPQGFKRLHPEADTFTLLWLPEEFKTIPRSTRTFILHPAQQGLYRQIGKAFIDAYKAEYGEVQYYLADTFNELAVPVRPDHRFEDLELFGRTVFESIQAGDPNGTWVMQAWTFVYDAAFWNNDSVEALLRGIPNDRMLIIDYANDLTPAVQGKYSPSQWKVQKAFFGKQWINGMAHTFGGNNNLKGNLKLMASEPAAVLASPDRGNLVGWGMCPEGIETNEVVYELMTDAGWQTEPIDLATWIPAYCRSRYGLCPPATEQAMAQAWTLLLQSAYSGHIWMTKQAWQGEPSAHPVAASIDSGPTFVRAVELFLSCAPVLGQNQLYRNDLIEMIAQAVGGGVDKALALAVQAGDARQPELAVLEADRAIAWMRRIDGLVNLRADRRLETWIASSALYAQAPDEAAFYDENARLLITTWGWPELSDYASRVWSGLIRDYYAARWQAWFSARHTGASFSLDLWQQTWLSSPYRPSKPLEVPDLIAESHALLTELQHLS